Proteins from one Tsuneonella aeria genomic window:
- a CDS encoding ABC-F family ATP-binding cassette domain-containing protein, giving the protein MAQPPILSWEGLGLQQGGRWLFQDLDLHIGPRDRIALIGRNGAGKTTLFRLIDGQIEADRGVRKVKPGTRIVLLEQEPDLTGHATLLDWALAGGHAPARHEVEAIAGQLGIDMETATAGASGGERRRAAIARALAQDPDLLLMDEPTNHLDLAAIDWLEDWLKRFTGAFVVISHDRTFLKRLTSATLWLDRGSMRRKDVGFGGYEAWEEQVYAEEARNAERMDAKLKIEAHWLERGVTARRKRNQGRLEKLHQMRAARAAMINPAGTAKLQLANEGEFKSKSVIVAENISKSFGDRRIIREFSLRIQRGDRIGVVGSNGAGKTTLLRLLTGTLAPDSGTVTISQKLTGIVIDQQRSLMAPEKTVREVLAEGGDWIDVGDARKHVQGYLKEFLFDPAIVDAKVGTLSGGERSRLLLAREFARRSNLLVLDEPTNDLDLETLDLLQEVIADYDGTVLIVSHDRDFLDRTVTVTLGLDGSGRVDVVAGGYEDWAARRKAAAGNAAKAGSAKMVGDRSAPAPPTPPAPSRAPRLTYKDQRDLELLPARIEELDRAIAKGEDILADPDLYARDPARFASVMKGIETARAERDAAEERWLVLAEQAEG; this is encoded by the coding sequence ATGGCGCAACCTCCGATCTTGAGCTGGGAAGGGCTCGGCCTGCAACAGGGCGGCCGCTGGCTGTTCCAGGACCTCGACCTGCATATCGGACCGCGCGACCGGATCGCGCTGATCGGCCGCAACGGCGCGGGCAAGACCACGCTGTTCCGCCTGATCGACGGGCAGATCGAGGCGGATCGCGGCGTCCGCAAGGTCAAGCCCGGCACGCGTATCGTGCTGCTGGAGCAGGAGCCGGACCTCACCGGCCACGCCACCTTGCTGGACTGGGCGCTGGCGGGCGGCCATGCGCCGGCGCGGCACGAGGTGGAGGCGATCGCCGGGCAGCTTGGCATCGACATGGAAACGGCCACGGCCGGTGCCAGCGGCGGGGAACGGAGACGGGCGGCGATCGCCCGCGCCCTGGCGCAGGACCCTGACCTGCTGCTGATGGACGAGCCGACCAACCACCTTGACCTCGCGGCGATCGACTGGCTGGAAGACTGGCTGAAGCGCTTCACCGGCGCATTCGTCGTCATCAGCCACGACCGCACGTTCCTGAAGCGCCTGACCAGCGCGACCCTGTGGCTCGACCGCGGATCGATGCGCCGCAAGGACGTCGGCTTCGGCGGGTACGAGGCCTGGGAGGAACAGGTCTATGCCGAAGAGGCCCGCAACGCCGAACGGATGGACGCCAAGCTGAAGATCGAGGCGCACTGGCTGGAACGCGGCGTGACCGCCCGCCGCAAGCGCAACCAGGGCCGGCTGGAAAAACTCCACCAGATGCGCGCGGCCCGCGCCGCGATGATCAACCCGGCCGGCACCGCCAAACTGCAGCTTGCAAACGAAGGAGAATTCAAGAGCAAGTCGGTCATCGTTGCCGAGAATATCAGCAAGTCTTTCGGCGACCGGCGCATCATAAGAGAATTCTCTTTGCGCATTCAGCGGGGCGACCGGATCGGCGTGGTCGGCTCAAACGGGGCGGGCAAGACAACGCTTTTGCGGCTGCTCACAGGGACGCTCGCTCCGGACAGCGGCACGGTCACCATTTCGCAGAAATTGACCGGGATCGTGATCGACCAGCAACGCAGCCTGATGGCGCCGGAGAAAACCGTGCGGGAGGTGCTGGCCGAAGGCGGGGACTGGATCGACGTCGGCGACGCCCGCAAGCACGTGCAGGGTTACCTCAAGGAATTCCTGTTCGATCCCGCCATCGTCGATGCCAAGGTCGGTACCCTTTCCGGCGGAGAGCGCAGCCGCCTGCTGCTGGCGCGCGAATTTGCCCGGCGTTCGAACCTGCTGGTGCTGGACGAACCGACCAACGACCTTGATCTCGAAACGCTGGACCTGCTGCAGGAAGTGATCGCGGATTATGACGGCACGGTGCTGATCGTCAGCCACGATCGCGACTTCCTCGACCGCACGGTCACGGTCACCCTGGGCCTCGACGGCAGCGGACGGGTGGACGTGGTTGCGGGCGGGTACGAAGATTGGGCGGCACGGCGCAAGGCGGCGGCCGGCAATGCGGCAAAGGCCGGTTCCGCCAAGATGGTGGGCGACCGCTCCGCGCCCGCCCCGCCCACCCCACCCGCTCCTTCGCGGGCGCCGCGACTGACCTACAAGGACCAGCGCGATCTCGAATTGCTTCCCGCCCGGATAGAGGAACTCGACAGGGCAATCGCCAAGGGCGAAGACATCCTGGCCGACCCCGACCTCTATGCCCGCGATCCGGCGCGCTTCGCCAGCGTGATGAAAGGGATCGAAACCGCCCGGGCGGAACGCGATGCGGCCGAGGAACGCTGGCTCGTCCTGGCTGAACAGGCGGAGGGCTGA
- a CDS encoding CDP-alcohol phosphatidyltransferase family protein, with amino-acid sequence MTVPLQTPRRIQRNVLAVGEKRLLAWLCARLPASVTPDGLTALAMLAALAIGAGYALSTLHPAWLILAVAGYPIHWFGDSLDGTIARYRHIERPRFGYFIDHSCDGFAALLILGGLGISPYLQVEIALFAVVAYLLLAVHTFLLAKVAGEFPLSHMGAGPTELRLILIALTVTMGVLGPDFGRIAGFNLFDIVFGALATLLIGIFIVQTVRVGRSLAASDRADRTGLR; translated from the coding sequence ATGACAGTCCCGTTACAGACCCCGCGGCGTATCCAGCGCAATGTGCTGGCAGTCGGCGAGAAGCGCCTGCTCGCGTGGCTGTGCGCGCGGCTTCCGGCCAGCGTCACGCCTGACGGGCTGACGGCGCTGGCGATGCTGGCAGCCCTCGCCATCGGTGCCGGATACGCCCTCAGCACCCTGCATCCGGCCTGGCTGATCCTGGCAGTCGCGGGTTACCCGATCCACTGGTTCGGCGATTCGCTCGACGGAACGATCGCGCGCTATCGCCACATCGAGCGGCCGCGTTTCGGGTATTTCATCGACCACAGTTGCGACGGGTTCGCCGCGCTGCTGATCCTGGGTGGCCTGGGGATCAGTCCCTATCTCCAGGTGGAGATCGCGCTGTTCGCCGTGGTGGCCTATCTGCTGCTGGCCGTGCACACGTTCTTGCTGGCGAAAGTGGCCGGCGAGTTTCCCCTGTCCCACATGGGCGCCGGACCGACCGAACTGCGGCTGATCCTGATCGCGCTGACGGTGACGATGGGCGTGCTCGGCCCCGACTTTGGCCGCATTGCCGGGTTCAACCTGTTCGATATCGTGTTCGGCGCGCTCGCGACGTTGCTGATCGGTATTTTCATAGTGCAGACTGTGCGGGTGGGACGCAGCTTGGCCGCGAGCGATCGGGCCGACCGCACCGGCCTCAGGTAA
- a CDS encoding DUF6456 domain-containing protein, whose product MKRELAERELTVEGPVRSGPARAKRRTVTVNLAESPVAWLHARGHLCDRLFAAGERLRADYERANLAPRVTMLWEPVRVRTTGDTGLTPGERQLAAKQRFDGALAAAGAGLADILWRVVCAGETLPHAERAMEWPARSGKLVLRLALARVADFYRIT is encoded by the coding sequence TTGAAACGCGAACTCGCCGAACGCGAACTCACCGTCGAAGGCCCCGTGCGGTCGGGACCGGCCCGGGCGAAGCGGCGCACAGTCACCGTCAATCTCGCCGAATCGCCGGTCGCATGGCTTCATGCCCGCGGGCATCTGTGCGACCGCCTGTTCGCTGCCGGCGAACGGCTGCGCGCCGACTATGAACGGGCAAACCTTGCGCCGCGCGTGACAATGCTGTGGGAGCCTGTGCGGGTTCGCACGACGGGGGATACCGGCCTGACCCCTGGCGAGCGGCAGCTTGCCGCCAAGCAGCGGTTCGATGGCGCCCTCGCCGCGGCTGGAGCAGGCCTGGCCGATATCCTCTGGCGGGTGGTCTGCGCCGGAGAGACGCTGCCTCACGCGGAACGCGCGATGGAATGGCCGGCGCGCAGCGGCAAGCTGGTGCTCCGCCTTGCGCTTGCGCGCGTCGCCGATTTCTACCGGATTACCTGA
- a CDS encoding helix-turn-helix domain-containing protein codes for MINRIRDIRRSKGMTLADLAGACSPPTTAQTIGRLETGMRNLSLRWMDRIAAALGVDPETLVRSESNAPAQVVATLAADGPHPLPSPRDAIVPTELGGDGIRVVLSVEASAGEYRAGDQLWLRQIAPEDAARAVNRDVLVPRKGGRFAFGRLIDRRAGKVGVLPVGAGQKQQVIDDPAWIAVAEMLVRRL; via the coding sequence GTGATCAACCGTATCCGCGACATCCGCCGAAGCAAGGGCATGACATTGGCGGACCTCGCCGGGGCTTGCTCCCCGCCGACCACGGCACAAACCATCGGCCGGCTCGAAACCGGCATGCGCAACCTCTCGCTTCGCTGGATGGACCGGATTGCCGCCGCGCTGGGCGTCGATCCCGAAACGCTCGTCCGGTCGGAGTCGAATGCGCCGGCCCAGGTTGTCGCGACTCTCGCAGCCGATGGGCCGCACCCTCTTCCCTCACCCCGAGATGCAATTGTGCCCACCGAACTGGGCGGAGACGGCATACGCGTCGTGCTGTCGGTGGAAGCCAGCGCGGGCGAATACCGTGCCGGAGACCAGCTCTGGTTGCGGCAAATCGCGCCGGAGGATGCGGCAAGGGCGGTGAACCGCGACGTGCTGGTGCCGCGAAAGGGCGGCCGCTTCGCGTTCGGCCGGCTGATCGACCGGCGGGCCGGCAAGGTTGGCGTGCTGCCGGTGGGCGCCGGGCAGAAGCAGCAGGTGATCGACGATCCGGCCTGGATCGCCGTTGCCGAAATGCTTGTGCGGCGCCTGTGA
- a CDS encoding glycosyltransferase — protein MRRVLSISTLYPNPAAPRFGAFVARSMEALAALGDWHVTVVNPIGLPPMALGRYRALKAATVDAVERKVEVYRPPFRLIPTFGARNNPARIARAILPLVRRLHGEAPFDLVDAQFFYPDGPAAAEVAKALGLPLSIKARGSDIHYWGGKPWALAQMLAAAEQATGLLAVSQALARDMSDLGFPGHRITVHRTGLDRDRFRPLHHPQLRRRLGRELGIELPASAPVLVSVGALIPIKGQDLVIDALEGLPPDTVLLLVGHGPEESRLRTQARARGAADRVHFLGNVDHDLLPLILSAADAMVLPSAREGLANAWVEALACGTPLVICDTGGAREVVVSHEAGRIVARYPHAIAAGVRELLADPPRPEAVAALADGFSWQANAAALAAHYTRLAG, from the coding sequence ATGCGCCGCGTTCTCTCGATCTCCACTCTCTATCCCAATCCCGCCGCGCCGCGCTTCGGCGCGTTTGTCGCCCGCAGCATGGAGGCGCTCGCCGCGCTGGGCGACTGGCATGTGACCGTGGTCAACCCGATCGGCCTCCCCCCGATGGCACTCGGCCGATATCGCGCGCTGAAGGCTGCCACGGTTGATGCGGTGGAGCGCAAGGTGGAGGTCTATCGCCCCCCCTTCCGACTCATCCCGACCTTCGGCGCACGGAACAATCCGGCCCGCATCGCGCGCGCCATATTGCCGCTCGTCCGCCGCCTGCATGGCGAGGCGCCGTTCGATCTGGTCGACGCCCAGTTCTTCTATCCCGATGGCCCCGCCGCCGCGGAAGTCGCGAAAGCCCTGGGACTCCCGCTTTCGATCAAGGCGCGCGGATCGGACATTCACTATTGGGGCGGGAAGCCATGGGCTCTCGCGCAGATGCTGGCCGCAGCAGAGCAGGCAACCGGCCTGCTCGCCGTTTCGCAAGCGCTCGCCCGCGACATGAGCGATCTGGGGTTCCCCGGGCACAGGATCACCGTGCACCGCACCGGGCTCGACCGCGACCGCTTCCGCCCCCTGCATCACCCGCAACTTCGCCGCCGGCTTGGCCGTGAACTCGGGATCGAACTACCGGCTTCGGCACCTGTGCTCGTTTCGGTGGGGGCCCTGATCCCGATCAAGGGGCAGGATCTGGTGATCGACGCGCTGGAGGGGCTTCCCCCCGACACTGTCCTGCTGCTGGTCGGCCATGGCCCCGAAGAATCACGGCTTCGCACACAGGCGCGCGCGCGCGGGGCGGCGGACCGCGTGCATTTCCTCGGCAATGTCGATCATGACCTGCTGCCGCTCATCCTGTCCGCGGCGGATGCGATGGTGCTGCCTTCCGCGCGCGAAGGGCTCGCCAATGCGTGGGTGGAGGCGCTGGCATGCGGCACCCCCCTGGTGATCTGCGACACTGGCGGCGCACGGGAAGTGGTCGTCTCGCACGAAGCCGGGCGGATCGTCGCCCGGTATCCGCACGCGATCGCGGCGGGCGTGCGGGAACTGCTTGCCGACCCGCCGCGGCCAGAGGCGGTCGCTGCACTGGCGGACGGGTTCAGCTGGCAGGCCAACGCCGCGGCGCTGGCTGCGCATTACACCCGCCTCGCCGGCTGA
- the secF gene encoding protein translocase subunit SecF: protein MKLLKLVPDNTNINFLKWRVPFYVVSIFLIIASWGLVATKGLNLGVDFVGGQMIRVTFVGQPEAPVASMRDEIQELGYGEPIIQRFGAPNEASIRMKLPEGSEEQPDLANTMANRITKAIQAAHPEARIDGVDSVSGKVSGELFQTGLLSLALAMLGISIYIWVRFEWQFGVGALFALIHDVSLTMGLFALTQMEFDLNIVAAILTIIGYSLNDTIVIYDRIRENMKKYRRMPLPELLNLSVNETLARTVMTSLTLLIALIPLLFLGPSSLFGLTAAITMGIFVGTYSSTYMAAPLLIWFGVKSDSFVPSDEGPNQAERIARGEG, encoded by the coding sequence ATGAAACTCCTGAAGCTCGTCCCCGACAATACCAACATCAATTTCCTGAAATGGCGCGTGCCTTTCTACGTGGTCAGCATTTTCCTGATCATTGCGAGCTGGGGACTGGTGGCAACCAAGGGTCTGAACCTGGGTGTCGACTTCGTCGGCGGCCAGATGATCCGAGTCACCTTCGTGGGCCAGCCGGAAGCACCGGTCGCCTCCATGCGCGACGAGATCCAGGAGCTGGGCTACGGAGAACCGATCATCCAGCGGTTCGGCGCGCCCAACGAAGCGTCGATCCGCATGAAGCTGCCCGAAGGGTCCGAAGAGCAACCCGATCTGGCCAACACAATGGCGAACCGGATCACGAAGGCGATCCAGGCAGCCCATCCGGAGGCGCGGATCGACGGGGTCGACTCGGTGTCCGGCAAGGTGTCGGGCGAACTTTTCCAGACGGGGCTTCTGTCCCTTGCCCTCGCCATGCTCGGGATCTCGATCTACATCTGGGTGCGGTTCGAATGGCAGTTTGGTGTAGGCGCGCTATTCGCGCTCATTCACGACGTTTCGCTGACGATGGGCCTGTTCGCGCTCACCCAGATGGAATTCGACCTCAACATCGTTGCGGCGATCCTGACGATCATCGGCTATTCGCTGAACGACACGATCGTGATCTACGACCGTATCCGTGAAAACATGAAAAAGTATCGGCGTATGCCGCTGCCGGAGCTTCTGAACCTCTCGGTGAACGAAACACTGGCGCGCACCGTGATGACTTCGCTCACGCTGCTGATCGCGCTCATTCCGCTGCTGTTCCTGGGGCCGAGCAGCCTGTTCGGCCTGACGGCGGCAATCACCATGGGTATCTTCGTGGGCACCTACAGCTCCACCTACATGGCGGCGCCGTTGCTGATCTGGTTCGGGGTCAAGTCCGACAGCTTCGTGCCGTCCGATGAAGGCCCGAACCAGGCCGAGCGGATCGCCCGCGGCGAAGGCTGA
- the secD gene encoding protein translocase subunit SecD, producing the protein MLDFPRWKKIWLWGLILLTSLAALPSVVSLAGARWPQSLPDPSINLGLDLAGGSHILLEADGRQVATQRLETMEESVRTAMRQADPAIRIGDVSTQGGRLSFMVDSASDVDRARELLLPLVNGNGLRREWTLSVVDETRFVLVPTKEGIDAALNQAMDSAKDVIDRRINAIGTLEPTIIRQGDTRIVVQAPGQQDPEALKALIGQTAKLEFKLVDQNALPSDVQAGIAPAGSEIFPYVEGAPGTGQNIAVRRLGGIKGDSLVNAQATVNPETNENVVTIQFDQQGAAKFARLTTENVNRPFAIILDNKVLSAPNINEPIRGGTAQISGSFTAESANQLAIALRSGALPVDLKVIEERTVGPDLGADSIRAGMVAMGIGTGLVLLIMLVTYGRFGFYADVALVLNVLMILGIMAMMNTTLTLPGIAGFVLTIGAAVDANVLINERIREERRRGRKVVQSVEMGYKEASRAIFDANITNVIAAVLLFLFGQGPVKGFAVVLVIGVVTSVFTAVTITRMWVAGWLRRARPTDLHV; encoded by the coding sequence ATGCTTGATTTCCCGCGCTGGAAGAAGATTTGGCTCTGGGGCCTGATCCTCCTCACCTCTCTTGCCGCCCTCCCTTCGGTCGTCTCGCTGGCCGGGGCGCGCTGGCCGCAAAGCCTGCCCGATCCCTCGATCAACCTCGGTCTGGACCTTGCCGGCGGCAGCCACATCCTGCTGGAGGCCGACGGCCGGCAGGTCGCGACGCAGCGCCTGGAAACCATGGAAGAATCGGTTCGCACCGCCATGCGGCAGGCCGACCCGGCCATCCGCATCGGCGACGTTTCGACCCAGGGCGGACGGCTCAGCTTCATGGTCGACAGCGCCAGCGATGTCGATCGGGCGCGCGAGCTCCTTCTGCCGCTCGTCAATGGTAACGGGCTGCGGCGCGAATGGACCTTGTCGGTGGTGGACGAAACGCGTTTCGTCCTGGTGCCGACCAAGGAAGGTATCGATGCCGCGCTCAACCAGGCGATGGACAGCGCGAAAGACGTGATCGATCGGCGCATCAACGCCATCGGCACTCTGGAGCCGACGATCATCCGGCAGGGCGACACGCGCATCGTGGTCCAGGCGCCCGGGCAGCAGGATCCCGAAGCGCTGAAGGCACTGATCGGGCAGACCGCCAAGCTGGAATTCAAGCTGGTGGACCAGAACGCCTTGCCCAGCGACGTCCAGGCAGGCATCGCGCCGGCGGGCAGCGAGATATTCCCGTACGTCGAAGGGGCGCCCGGCACCGGCCAGAATATCGCCGTTCGCCGTCTTGGCGGGATCAAGGGCGACAGCCTGGTCAACGCCCAGGCGACGGTAAACCCGGAGACGAACGAGAACGTCGTCACGATCCAGTTCGACCAGCAGGGCGCGGCGAAGTTCGCCCGGCTGACGACGGAGAACGTGAATCGGCCATTCGCGATCATCCTCGACAACAAGGTCCTGAGCGCGCCCAACATCAACGAGCCGATCCGCGGCGGCACGGCGCAGATTTCCGGCAGCTTCACGGCGGAAAGCGCCAACCAGCTCGCCATCGCGCTTCGATCGGGCGCGCTACCGGTGGACCTGAAGGTGATCGAGGAGCGCACCGTCGGGCCCGATCTCGGCGCGGATTCGATCCGGGCCGGTATGGTCGCGATGGGTATCGGCACCGGGCTGGTGCTGCTGATCATGCTCGTGACCTACGGGCGATTCGGTTTTTATGCCGACGTCGCGCTGGTGCTCAACGTGCTGATGATCCTCGGGATCATGGCAATGATGAACACCACGCTTACTCTCCCGGGTATCGCCGGATTCGTGCTGACGATCGGTGCCGCGGTGGACGCCAACGTGCTGATCAACGAACGCATCCGCGAGGAACGTCGACGCGGGCGCAAGGTCGTGCAGTCGGTGGAAATGGGCTACAAGGAAGCCAGCCGCGCGATCTTCGATGCCAACATCACCAATGTCATCGCAGCGGTGCTGCTGTTCCTGTTCGGTCAGGGCCCGGTGAAGGGCTTCGCCGTCGTGCTTGTCATCGGCGTGGTCACTTCGGTGTTCACTGCCGTCACCATCACCCGCATGTGGGTCGCCGGCTGGCTGCGCCGCGCCCGGCCGACCGACCTGCACGTCTGA
- the yajC gene encoding preprotein translocase subunit YajC — protein sequence MLDILAATTTAAAPPAWISWLPIVGMIAIFWFLLIRPQMRQQKAHREKIGGLKRGDQVVTAGGLVGKVLKVDEHYVDLELGQGVKVKAVKQTIGDVIPPAGTAAND from the coding sequence ATGCTCGACATTCTCGCCGCCACGACGACGGCGGCCGCGCCCCCGGCCTGGATAAGCTGGCTGCCGATTGTCGGCATGATCGCGATCTTCTGGTTCCTGCTCATCCGCCCGCAGATGCGCCAGCAGAAGGCCCACCGCGAGAAGATCGGCGGTCTGAAGCGGGGCGACCAGGTGGTCACCGCCGGTGGCCTGGTCGGCAAAGTGCTCAAGGTGGACGAACACTACGTCGATCTGGAACTGGGACAAGGCGTCAAGGTGAAGGCGGTCAAGCAAACCATCGGCGACGTTATCCCGCCTGCCGGCACCGCAGCGAACGATTGA
- the cysS gene encoding cysteine--tRNA ligase codes for MTDLTLFNSLTRSIEPFAPVHAGEARVYTCGPTVYNYPHIGNMRAYVFADVLGRVLAYKGYTLTHVINITDVGHLTDDADAGEDKLEKAAAAGTRSIWDIARHYTQAFQADVRALNIREPAQWTVATDYVPHMIDFAKGIADRHCYELDSGLYFDVSTVADYGRLARAHTDEGEGRIEAVAGKRNAADFAIWRKTPPGETRQMEWDSPWGRGAPGWHLECSVMSGEVLGFPFDIHTGGIDHREIHHPNEIAQNQAHCCTGGLDDAANSGARIWMHNNFLVERRKDGAGGKMSKSAGEFLRLQLLIDRGYHPLAYRMMCLQAHYRSELEFSWDGLAAALTRLKRINLAILRQSEIYSESYAAPVAAPGSREPAPPPLPPPPPARHDMIAAALTNPKLRELADRFDTALSDDLNTPMALTVFEETLAAKKVPADERALLAMSMLFPLGLTILAREELRIRPRDAAIDEAAVEDMLARRKDARARQDFAASDAIRDELAAAGVEVMDGDALGWEWALG; via the coding sequence ATGACCGATCTCACGCTGTTCAACTCGCTGACCCGCAGCATCGAACCATTCGCGCCCGTCCACGCCGGAGAAGCGCGGGTCTATACCTGCGGCCCGACGGTCTACAACTATCCCCACATCGGCAACATGCGCGCTTATGTGTTCGCCGACGTGCTGGGGCGGGTGCTGGCGTACAAGGGATACACGCTCACCCACGTGATCAACATCACCGACGTGGGCCATCTCACCGACGATGCCGACGCGGGGGAGGACAAGCTGGAGAAGGCGGCCGCGGCCGGCACCCGGTCGATCTGGGACATCGCACGCCATTACACCCAGGCCTTCCAGGCCGACGTGCGCGCGCTCAACATCCGCGAACCGGCGCAGTGGACGGTCGCCACCGACTACGTGCCCCACATGATCGATTTTGCGAAGGGGATCGCGGACAGGCACTGCTACGAACTCGACAGCGGGCTTTACTTCGACGTCTCCACCGTGGCCGATTACGGTCGCCTCGCCCGCGCCCACACGGACGAAGGGGAAGGCCGGATCGAAGCGGTCGCCGGCAAGCGGAACGCCGCCGATTTCGCCATCTGGCGCAAGACCCCGCCGGGCGAGACGCGCCAGATGGAATGGGATTCGCCGTGGGGGCGGGGCGCGCCGGGCTGGCACCTGGAATGCAGCGTGATGAGCGGGGAAGTCCTCGGCTTCCCGTTCGACATTCACACCGGCGGCATCGACCACCGCGAGATTCACCACCCTAACGAGATCGCGCAGAACCAGGCGCATTGCTGCACCGGTGGGCTGGACGACGCGGCCAACTCGGGCGCGCGGATCTGGATGCACAACAACTTCCTGGTAGAGCGCCGAAAGGACGGCGCCGGCGGGAAGATGAGCAAGTCGGCGGGCGAGTTCCTGCGGCTGCAACTGCTGATCGATCGGGGCTACCACCCGCTCGCTTACCGCATGATGTGCCTCCAGGCGCATTACCGCAGCGAACTGGAATTCAGCTGGGATGGCCTAGCCGCGGCGCTCACCCGGCTGAAGCGCATCAACCTGGCGATCCTGCGCCAGTCGGAAATCTACAGCGAAAGCTACGCCGCCCCGGTGGCCGCGCCGGGTAGTCGCGAGCCCGCGCCGCCCCCTCTGCCGCCCCCGCCGCCGGCCCGGCACGATATGATCGCGGCGGCGCTGACGAACCCGAAGCTGCGCGAACTGGCGGACCGGTTCGACACGGCCCTGTCGGACGATCTCAACACGCCCATGGCTCTGACCGTGTTCGAAGAAACGCTTGCCGCGAAGAAAGTCCCGGCGGACGAGAGAGCGCTGCTGGCGATGAGCATGCTGTTTCCGCTCGGCCTGACCATTCTCGCGCGCGAGGAACTGCGGATCAGACCGCGCGATGCGGCGATCGATGAGGCCGCGGTCGAGGACATGCTTGCCCGCCGCAAGGATGCCCGCGCCCGGCAGGACTTCGCCGCATCCGACGCCATCCGCGACGAACTGGCCGCGGCCGGGGTCGAGGTCATGGACGGCGACGCGCTCGGTTGGGAGTGGGCGCTCGGTTGA
- a CDS encoding nitroreductase produces MNVTEAVSSRRSIRAFLDTPVDRDVLERVLTMAQRAPSGGNTQPWHGVVLTGEPLARLISRVADDLPKGTAAHAPEYDIYPKGLDGAYESRRRGVGEDMYASLAIPREDRMARLMWFARNFQAFGAPVLMLVHTPRYMGPPQWSDVGMWLQTIMLLLRGEGLDSCPQEAWAIYSRQIREVVAIPDDHIFFCGLAIGHRDPDAVVNSFPVARAPLEEAVRWEGWQ; encoded by the coding sequence ATGAACGTCACCGAAGCCGTAAGCAGCCGCCGCTCGATCCGCGCCTTTCTCGACACGCCGGTCGATCGCGATGTGCTGGAACGGGTGCTGACGATGGCCCAGCGCGCCCCATCGGGCGGCAATACCCAACCGTGGCATGGCGTCGTTCTGACGGGAGAGCCGCTCGCCAGGCTGATTTCCCGGGTGGCGGACGATCTGCCGAAGGGGACGGCAGCGCACGCGCCGGAATACGACATCTATCCCAAGGGCCTTGACGGAGCATACGAGAGCCGGCGGCGCGGGGTGGGCGAGGATATGTACGCCTCGCTCGCCATCCCGCGCGAGGACAGGATGGCCCGCCTGATGTGGTTCGCCCGCAACTTCCAGGCATTCGGCGCGCCGGTGCTGATGCTGGTCCACACGCCCCGGTACATGGGGCCGCCGCAATGGTCGGATGTCGGCATGTGGCTGCAGACGATCATGCTGCTCCTTCGCGGCGAAGGGCTCGACAGCTGTCCGCAGGAAGCCTGGGCGATATATAGTCGGCAGATCCGCGAGGTCGTGGCCATTCCCGATGATCACATCTTCTTCTGCGGCCTCGCGATCGGGCACCGCGATCCGGATGCCGTGGTGAACAGCTTCCCCGTCGCCCGCGCGCCCCTGGAGGAAGCGGTGCGCTGGGAGGGGTGGCAGTAG